A genomic stretch from Anaerohalosphaeraceae bacterium includes:
- a CDS encoding serine hydrolase codes for MWSDSYLVQKLTGAEKPSVRWFDSALNETVSCQKSGRYLAYAELKLPDGHLIRHSATFYAIPPNSHPWRNDTRFVLYNRSRPWWHPWHGKPHAQVDFLENLGLSRSAWEANQTLLAAWAGKAFVEFLESDPYGPVLLGFLSEPERFDYLPPKARTPEIANDELHLQLKRKILNLSEPARKLLPPPPTQEPSVELRPGSPQEAGFSPDAPQQIRQLCQKWYEESREPFAVLLARNGVIFFHEAFGSLPDGTPMTVDTPMFMASITKLMSGMLFAQFVEQGLADIDQPVGVFLPDWSVEGPKAVTFRHCFTHTTGLSGHYEFGGMHNPWLENALALAAPQLPVGQVHEYNGMGYDLAGKAMEMIAGKSAFRLMHEQIFEPLGMSHTVLDDMATCSTSTPMDIARIGQLILNGGVCGGRRFFSEKTLQRLLPCPLNTYYPAVQKDWGIGMTWMPAENPDADKTGRAYLFSSRVVGHGAASSAVFRVDLENRLIIVQTRNQAGPHYDKYLTEFLKTIDQTMNR; via the coding sequence ATGTGGTCTGACAGCTATTTAGTCCAGAAATTGACCGGTGCGGAAAAACCTTCCGTCCGCTGGTTTGACAGTGCCTTGAATGAAACAGTTTCCTGTCAAAAATCCGGTCGTTATCTGGCCTATGCCGAATTGAAACTGCCGGACGGACACCTCATCCGACATTCAGCCACGTTTTATGCAATCCCCCCCAATTCGCATCCCTGGAGAAATGATACCCGTTTTGTCCTTTATAATCGTTCCCGTCCCTGGTGGCACCCCTGGCACGGCAAACCTCATGCTCAAGTCGATTTCTTGGAGAATCTGGGGCTGTCCCGCTCTGCCTGGGAGGCCAACCAGACGCTCCTTGCCGCCTGGGCCGGAAAGGCCTTTGTAGAATTCCTCGAATCCGACCCTTACGGTCCTGTTCTTTTGGGTTTTCTCTCCGAACCGGAGCGATTTGATTATCTGCCCCCCAAAGCCCGCACACCTGAAATCGCCAACGATGAACTCCACCTGCAATTGAAGCGAAAAATCCTCAACCTTTCCGAGCCGGCCCGGAAACTGCTGCCCCCGCCGCCGACTCAGGAACCGTCGGTTGAGCTTCGGCCCGGCTCCCCGCAGGAAGCCGGTTTCAGCCCGGACGCCCCCCAGCAAATCCGTCAGCTCTGTCAAAAATGGTACGAAGAAAGCCGCGAGCCTTTTGCCGTCCTGCTGGCCCGAAACGGAGTCATCTTCTTTCATGAGGCCTTCGGTTCCCTGCCGGACGGCACCCCCATGACCGTGGATACCCCGATGTTCATGGCTTCTATCACAAAATTGATGAGCGGAATGCTTTTCGCCCAGTTTGTCGAGCAGGGATTGGCCGACATCGACCAGCCCGTTGGTGTTTTTCTGCCGGACTGGTCTGTCGAAGGTCCCAAAGCCGTCACATTCCGTCACTGTTTTACCCATACAACCGGCCTGAGCGGTCATTACGAATTCGGCGGGATGCACAATCCCTGGCTTGAAAATGCTCTGGCCCTGGCCGCCCCGCAGCTGCCTGTCGGGCAAGTGCATGAATACAACGGGATGGGGTATGACCTGGCCGGCAAAGCGATGGAGATGATTGCCGGCAAAAGCGCTTTTCGGCTGATGCACGAACAGATTTTTGAGCCCCTCGGGATGAGCCATACCGTCCTTGATGATATGGCCACCTGCTCTACCAGCACCCCGATGGACATCGCCCGCATCGGCCAGCTCATCCTCAACGGCGGCGTCTGCGGCGGCAGACGGTTCTTCTCCGAAAAAACCCTCCAGCGGCTTCTGCCCTGTCCTTTAAATACGTATTATCCCGCTGTCCAGAAAGACTGGGGGATCGGAATGACCTGGATGCCCGCAGAAAACCCGGATGCCGATAAAACCGGCCGAGCGTATCTATTCAGCTCCCGTGTTGTCGGCCATGGAGCCGCCTCCTCCGCTGTCTTTCGCGTGGACCTCGAAAACCGTCTGATTATCGTCCAGACGCGAAACCAGGCCGGCCCGCATTACGACAAATACCTGACGGAGTTTCTTAAGACAATCGACCAAACCATGAATCGATAA